AAacaatacatatttatgtcatatttatttatttattctttaaacatgaattattttttatttgaataatttcgttaaatttttcatcaatctGTCAATATGATTACAAGTTATTACGATTAGTAATAAAGTGGAAATGTCATATCGAAATATAAACGGAAACAGGAACCATCTTGGTAATAGAATCACTTGTTGGATTTCCTGTAATCGTGATTTACATTCTTGGCTCGGGTGTTTTCCGGTAAAGCGTTGCAAGCATCCTGCTGAGACTTGTGCTACTTGATGTAACTCAGACTGTAGAATCAAGATAATATCTAAAATCTCGATACTCAATACTTTAGCATCCTCTCCTTCAGCTCTGTCTCTTCTATGCTCTATATTTCTCAATAGTACTATATACATCTATTACATATATagttatgtatataatttggAAATTCGCGATAATCTTATGCTTTCCCGTAGCCCCTCAGGGTTCATGCAGCTTTCATTTCCACTCAGCCAGTGAGAGATCAACCCAATTCTATTCTATATTTCTATTCCGAACTCCCACCTGATCGCCTTCACAACCAGATATTCTTGCTCTCATCTTCTCTCACACTTAACTTAACTCGTTTTCGCTTCCTTTCTTATCGTCCCAATTTTACCCATCCACATCGTTTTCTCTTGAAATCAGAGAAACCAATTAGCAAACGTTTAAAACCCTCACACTTTAattctattttcttttttccgtctctctctttctctcttccTTCCTTCctctttatttttcatgtataacttcttttatttctttagaaAACTTTACCatagaaattttcatttcaatttttatttttttttttatttaattgcataaaagaaattttataatttatatttctaatggagaaaataaatagtttgttTGGTTgcagaaaacaaaataatataaaatcaattaaatatttttttttatttattattaaacactGTCGggattattttcaattcaccaccatataaattatattcagGAACGTCTTTCCTTGACAGTTTGCAGACGTggaagaatataaatataaggaAGATGGAAAAACCACAAATTTAATAGCTCAAGATCactttataaaatgtatatatttatatatatatatatatatatatatatatatatatatatatatatatatatatatatatatatatatatatatatatattagggtgcttcgattaaaacgactattttttgttttctagtCCATCGACGGAATAATGTTCtaaacatgtaaaaaaaaaaaattctcaccaaagatgagctcttaattttaatttgaagtattccctaaataaatttgaaattttcccatttaattaacatgtaaattttgatttttttttttttttttcaatcatctATAGCTCCGTGGCATTGCAAGATTTTAAATCGCTATCAGGTgaaaataacagaaaaatcCTTCCTCCTTAAAAGCGCTTCTAGCTAATTTACGTTTTGTAACCGGCCTCACtggtaaaaaatcttaaaacgAATTGTTTGTCAAATTTCATGGATTTTTCTCCCCTCCGGGCGAAAAGCGTCAACTTTTTTCCCGCTATGTGAAACGaagttgacgctttccgcTTCCGTCgaggagaaaaatagtattgacACCTTGggcagtaaataagaaagcctcagatcacatgtttgttgagatcaacaattacatgagatctgagacatttcttactttcctGCCCGAggtgtaaaatatactattttttttcctataatatatattcttgataattagttactacatttttttattgcggCGTTACaacaatcaattaaaataaagtatgcaaaatattttaatctttgatatgtaaattttttcatatgaataattataccAGTTATcgaatattgataaaattctccgttattacaattaaataaaagcatCAGAAATATCTGTGACTAAAAATtacggagtaaaaaaaaattactgctaTATCAACTCATGGAATGTTTggttaagaaataaaattgagatttaGATTCAAAGCTACtaacatttataatatatctaagagaaattttaataaaagcctttttaatttttagcttatggtaggggagaccggggcaTAGCGGCCCACTTAAGCGAGTTATTATTTCTAGCTACTATTgatcatctaaaaaattttcttgtgccTTATCTTGAGggaatatatgataatttggtcaaaacccacaaaaaaaaaattttttttttctggggcacAACGGCCCACTTCtggagaataattaaaaaaaaaaaatattaccaaaaatttttttcttttttaatattattcatttattctaatttaaaaaaaaaacattttgaaatgatagttattattttttaacttcccccACCCCTTTTCACTTTctttgtttagaaaaaaattaaattacaaagattttctatttgaaactcagaaaaaattttaattccgtacgatgtaaatttaaaagtaccgCCAAACGATTGGTTGATGACATCAACGGTCGGTAAAGTTTTTGAAACAGTCGCTAAGTGGCGTtgtaaatgttgaaaataaatatggagTTGTACATCATATGACTATATTTGTGTTGGAGGTTCACTACAGTTCGGcggtaaattttacaattttaattttacttctcatattttctaaaataaaaaatggtgcgcaattataaatcaaaaaatactcAAATGTCATGGAATGAATTGGCTATGGCAAAAGCTATCGAAGCAGTTAACCAAGGAGAGATGGGATATCTTGCTGCTTCAAAAGCGTTTGGAGTACCAAAAACCACTCTGAGACGCCGatccaatttttataaattaaacaatgatATAGAGTTTGTATCATCGAAAGGTATTGAGAAtctaaaacaattattttattaatacacagtaaaaaattttgcatcaatgcgtcaaaaaatttttatgctaaatatttaacataaaaatttttaacacaaaattctttgatgagaattaatttagcacatattttataattttaagaatttttttaacaaataaattgtcaaaaaaaaaaaaaaatgagaaaagaaaattgacatttagaaaataaaaaaaataaaaaatccaattttttaggaataattttttggagtaaattaatttattaaaaaaaattaaaaaattgtcaagcgACTGCTAACTTTAatggattaattttttgacgcaataataacgtaaaattttttactgtgtaatttaatcgaagaaaataattataaactaaaatttttattgtagggCTACCCAGAAAGTTTACTCCAGTTTTTAGTCCTGTGCAAGAATCCGAACTTGTCagttatttaaaagatttagaAAGTCGATTATTTGGATTATCAAGCTTCGAGGTGAGAATCCTCGCTTATCAGCTcgctgaaaaaaatcaaattaaacaTCCATTTGTAAATGGAGTAGCTGGAGAAGATTGGCTGCAAGGATTTTTGAAACGTAACCCCACCTTATCGTTACGCAAACCTGAAAGCACATCAGCAGCACGGGCAGctggtttcaatcggattgtcattcaaaatttttttaacttactaAAACAGATTATGGAAAAATACAATCTACTTCCTCATCGTATTTTTAACGTAGATGAAACTGGCTGTAGTAGTGTCCCAAAAACTCACGGGAAAATCATTGCTGAGAAAGGAAAAAAACAAGTTGGAATTTTAACGTCAGCTGAGCGAGGTAAAAATGTGACAGTGGAGCTTTGTGTTTCAGCTTCAGGACAATTTTTACCACCATTGTTCATTTTTCCTCGTAAGCGTATGAAACCCAACTTGTTGAATAATACAATCCCAGGAAGTTGGGGGCTTTGTCATTCCAGTGGCTGGATGCAACATGATCTCTTCTTGCAGTGGTTCCAATGGTTTGTTGACCAGGTTAAGCCAACTTCTGAAGATCCAGTGCTGCTGATTTTGGATGGGCATACGACACACACTAACAATTTAGATGTGATTGACTACGCTCGTGATCATCACGTTGTAATTCTTTGCTTGCCACCTCATTGCACTCACCGTTTACAACCATTGGATGTCAGTGTAATGAAACCAATATCTTCTTATTATGAgcaagaagtaaaaaaatggttATCAGAGCACCCAGGAAGAGTCGTCACGCCTGAAGTTCTGCCAATGCTGTTCAGTAATGCATTAAATAAAGCAGCAAAGCCTGAAACTATAATAAATGGTTTCCGAAAAACTGGAATTTACCCAATGAATCCAGATATTTTTGACTCAAAAGATTTTGCTCCTGCCGACACTACCAATAGCAACAAACCACCTGAAGAACAATCACTAGAAAATCTGACCCAAAGTCTGAGTGATTTGTGCAAGACAGATTTTATTGAAGGACCTGAACCCGAGCAACAACCTGAACAGCAGCAACTTGAGCAACAAGAGCTTAGACAGCAAGAGCCAGAAAAACCTGAACTGCAACAACAACTTGAAGAGCCAGTAATTATTCCAATTGCCTCCACCTCCACTGGTAAACCATCGTTGAGGCCCCCATCTAGGTACTTTAGACCACAAATTATTGACGAAAGCTCCGATGAAGAGATGGAAAAATCTCTTACTGAAAATATCACTCAAACTGCTGCATCATCCAAAGCAACGATGAGACAAAACACATCGAAGTTTTATGTAACACCTTACGACATCAAGCCATTGCCATCAAGAGACTCCCCGCCAAAAAAACGACGTCGAGGTGTGACGAGGATTTTAACCAGTAAACAATACCGTGATGAgttggaagaaaaaaaaaataatcaaaaaataaaaaataaaatagcagaAAAAGTCACTAATAAAAACAAAgctccaaaaattaaaaaaaaaaaaagttctcaaaAAGAAGACAGTGATTGCCATTGCCTGTATTGTAATGGACTCTATTCTGAATCAAAGGAATCATGGATTCAGTGCAATAACTGCAAAATGTGGTCTCACGATTCCTGTGCAAGTATTGAGGAAGATTTTTCAGATGAATATACCTGTGATtactgtgaaaataattaattgtatttttttatttaattgtttaaatatttttagaaagctAAGTGTTTAaagatttatcaattataaaaattgttctttgttataattactcttaaaataattaattgtattttttttatttaattgtttaaatatttttaggaagccaagtatttaaagatttattaattataaaaattgttatttgttataattattcttaaaataatttaaaatttgttgattaatacaaaatattcttattttttaagttgctgtataatttttaatcccaaaagtttttgttatattttagatTAGAAATTACTTGATTGTGGtttgacaaattttaatttttttgaaaaaaattcttatcaaatcatttttatcataaaattaaaaaaaaaaaaaattttatcaatatatttttgaaaaaaaaatttttatcaacaatgttttatggaaaaagttttttgatggtccattttgccccggaTTTCGCTacttaactaaaaaaaattaaatttattttttgacaaaatttttggagTGGGCCGCTGTGCCCCGGGTGGGCCGTCGTGCCCCGGCCTCCcctaaatgaaatttaactcTCAAGTTCATAAGTGGGTCAAGTATATTAGAAGACACTCGCTTATCCCGCCacgtaatttcaaaaactcAAAGTTAGTCTGAACGTTACCGCGgctcttaattaatttaaaaataattcatttttataatttaaagaataataaattatttaattaaaaaacattaccagattatttagaataatttgtTAAGATAAGGAGAGTGTAATTGGTAGGAAGTCCTTGTACTCTGaatcctatacaaatcctagagaaattctagagactTCCTCTacttttcggaaaaaaataatttagatgtAACAGAATTGAATGAAAtcatagatatatttttttcaaatttttcacaagCTCCcaaattctttttcaaaattgaaattttaaattccaaaaatttgatattttgccatttttagattttatctACATAgatctaaataaaatacttattttatacttCTGTAGatctaaactattttttttaaagttttaagttgtaatttaaacaattaaaaaaaaaaaaaacaacttttttaaggaacaaaaaaaaatctaattaaaaaaattacataaaacttatacgaagataaaaaaaaattctacaaagTAATTGTTAAGTGTAATTACCCGTCGTCAAAACATTACTCAAGTGTCTTCTTCATTTTACTTTGTATAAGCGTTACTATCCCATTAAACATGCATCACTTGAGATCTTTTGTTTTTCATCTCGTCATCTTCACACTGTACATATATAACGTCACTTCTTGATGTTAATACATGACATGATATATTacattaatagaaataattcaagtttcATAACcccttcaaaataataataacaatattatatcaaattatataATCCATGAATGGAATCATTGGTAGTTTACATAAGTAATACGGTAGCAAAGTTAGTCGCTGCAAGTCCCGTAAGTTAATTTTCTCTCGAGTAATTCCGCTCAAAATGAGACCGCAAACGTACGTAAATTTACTCGTCATACCTAACGAACAGGATTAAGGTGTACTAAAATCAAgagggaaataaaaaaaaatgaaaaaaaaaagaggtaAGCAGGAAGAAGGATAAGCaaagtaaagtaaagtaaagaaTGGTCACGAAgaatagtaaacgtatgcaaCAACCAAGATGATCCGGTTCAGTTAGCACAGCAACGTCAGCAACCAAGACTTAGTTGGGATACTCTCTGTAGCCATAGCAGTAGTCAGCGTGTATACTTGAGCTACTGAACCCAACGAAGCTTACTCCCACTCCTCTATCTTTTGCCCGTTGGCACGCCGTAATAATACGTAATATCTTTACTGTTTTAGGCAGCCGCTCGCATTATTCGGATGCCAAGCGTGCCACGGAAgtttaatttcaaatcgtATTATATTCGCGGGCGTAGTAGCAATACGTTGCTTAGAAGAAAGAGAAacaagtttttgtttaaactGTCAAGAGAAAATGAGATGTATGATGATAGTGAaagacaatatttataaatatatcaagtgTTCGGATAcaaaaaaagaagaatttCGAGGCGTAAGAAATATTTGcgttagaaatttaaaataaaaattttatgaagaattgaaaaaatttctcgtctctagaaaaatttatggtttcgatttataattaatgtttcATTCAAATGAACAAAGAAGCTTCAAAGTCGTAACGATAACCACGATAAGAGTTACTTATAACGGGATTGCTTATAACGAGCTTTGTCTGAACTTTACTAGTGTAAAAAAGTGgagactaattttttttttcttgctgaATAAAAAGAGttagaggaaaaaataaactagCGAAAGTGAAAGTTGAGATAGCCGAGCAAGTGGTATGTACATGATGACTCGACAAGTCAGACAATGCCGCACTGTTCTCTTGTTTAACTACTTACTATATTGCGACTCCAATTGAGATGAAGTAGgttgttatttttgtttgaacttttttttttgtcgggGTTTTAATTGACTCTTTTGTtccgttaattttatttaatttaggtcaaattttattatgaatgagtttataattatgcatttattattaaatgatattaatttaactatttaataattgcttgaatatttaattgagcagtaattatgaatttcattaataatttatatattttttcgaattatgAGTTTCAATGTCTGTTTAGTCAGTCAAAAGAAGTCAATTTCAGACCCACACAATTTAGCGGGTTAAATCTGATCAGTTTATGCCTTGGGGATGAAACTGTCTTATTTCTGCTCGCTGCATTAGTTCCTGACTTAATTTTAGCCATGTCAGACTCGTTCGTTCATTCTAAACTTCAGA
The sequence above is drawn from the Microplitis demolitor isolate Queensland-Clemson2020A chromosome 3, iyMicDemo2.1a, whole genome shotgun sequence genome and encodes:
- the LOC128667486 gene encoding uncharacterized protein LOC128667486, which codes for MVRNYKSKNTQMSWNELAMAKAIEAVNQGEMGYLAASKAFGVPKTTLRRRSNFYKLNNDIEFVSSKGLPRKFTPVFSPVQESELVSYLKDLESRLFGLSSFEVRILAYQLAEKNQIKHPFVNGVAGEDWLQGFLKRNPTLSLRKPESTSAARAAGFNRIVIQNFFNLLKQIMEKYNLLPHRIFNVDETGCSSVPKTHGKIIAEKGKKQVGILTSAERGKNVTVELCVSASGQFLPPLFIFPRKRMKPNLLNNTIPGSWGLCHSSGWMQHDLFLQWFQWFVDQVKPTSEDPVLLILDGHTTHTNNLDVIDYARDHHVVILCLPPHCTHRLQPLDVSVMKPISSYYEQEVKKWLSEHPGRVVTPEVLPMLFSNALNKAAKPETIINGFRKTGIYPMNPDIFDSKDFAPADTTNSNKPPEEQSLENLTQSLSDLCKTDFIEGPEPEQQPEQQQLEQQELRQQEPEKPELQQQLEEPVIIPIASTSTGKPSLRPPSRYFRPQIIDESSDEEMEKSLTENITQTAASSKATMRQNTSKFYVTPYDIKPLPSRDSPPKKRRRGVTRILTSKQYRDELEEKKNNQKIKNKIAEKVTNKNKAPKIKKKKSSQKEDSDCHCLYCNGLYSESKESWIQCNNCKMWSHDSCASIEEDFSDEYTCDYCENN